The genome window ACGGAGGCGTAGTCCGGGCGAAGGGCGAGGAGAGCCGGGAGGGTACGTTCGAAGAGGTTCTTGAGGCCCTCGTCGCTTTTGGGCGGAAAGAACTCGAAGGAAAGGGCGGGGCGTCCCTCCCGCTGGCAGCGGGCGTGGATGTCGCGGATGAACTCCATGAGGGCGCGAGTGTGGGCCAGAGGGGGCGGCGCCTTCAAGGGTGCCGGGGGCGGTAGGAGGAGGGCGGGCTGAGAGTCCGCTTGCGTTGGAAGGGGGGGGTGGCGTGAGATGGGGCATCGATTCACCGCTATGAACACTTCGATGGGATTCCGTTTTTGGATGGTGGCACTGATGGGAATGGGTCTGGCCCGGGCGTGGGGGCATTCGGCGATCGAGCCGGTGCCGCGCACGGACGAGTGGTGGCAGAAGCGGCATGAGGCGATGAACGGCCGGGTGGCGGAGCTGGGGCAGCGGGCGCAGGTGATTTTCATTGGCGACTCGATCACCCAGGGTTGGGAGGGCGCGGGGAGGGAGGTTTGGGAGCGGTACTACACGGGGCGGCATGCCATCAATCTGGGGATCGGGGGCGACCGGACGCAGCATGTGCTGTGGCGCCTGGACAACGGGAACCTGAAAGGGCTGAAGCCGAAGGCGGCGGTGGTGATGATCGGGACCAACAACTCGAACGGGGAGGACAACACCGTGGACCAGATCGCGGACGGGGTGACGGCAATCGTGCGGCGGCTGCGGGAGGCGCTGCCGGAGACGAAGGTCCTGCTGCTGCCCATCTTCCCGAGGAGCGAGAATCCGTCGGCCCAGCGGGGGAAGATTCTTCAGGTGAACCAGATTCTGCAGAAGCTGCCGGACGGCGAGTCGGTGATCTGGGTGGATTTCGGGCATCGCTTCATCCGGGCGAACGGGTCCATTCCGCGCGATCTGATGCCGGACTACCTGCATCTGTCCCCGGCTGCTTACGGTGTGTGGGCGGAGTCCTTGGAGCCGGTGCTGGCGCGCGTCATTGGCGACACGCCGGTGCGGGCGGCCGGGGCTTTGGATTTGAGCGGGGACTGGGTGGCGACGGTTCCCGGGCCGGACCAGCAGCCGGTGGATCTGCCGTTTTCGCTGCGACAGGAGGGGGGGCGGTTGTCGGGCCAGTTTGCGCGCGAGGGCGGACGATGGATGCCGGTCGAGGAGGGGCGTCTGGAGGGCAAGGCGTTCACGTGGCGACTGAACCGGGCGCGGGACGACGGTTCGGTGATGAAGTACGAGATGACGGGGACGGTGGAGGGCGACCGGTTGGTGGGGAAGGCGAAGACCGAGATGGGTGGGAACCCGGTCGTCATCGACTGGACGGCCCGGCGTCGTTGAACTTTTGAACCCGGAGGGAAGGCCATGCATTGGACTGCGAAAGGTCCGGGGGGCGGCAGGGGATGCGGGCTGGCGTTGGGGCTGGCGTTGGCGGCTTGGACGTCGGCGTGGGCGGCGGAACCGGAGGCGATCCGGTTGTGGCCGGGGGGCGCACCGGAACCGGGTCCGCTGAACCTGGGGGCCGAGAGGGACACGACACGGGAGACCGACGGGTTGATTGCTGGGCGGCGGGTGGTGCGGCTGGGCAATGTGCTGGAACCGACCCTGCAGGTGTATCGGCCGCCGGCGGATCGGGACACCGGGGCGGCGGTGCTGGTGTGTCCTGGGGGCGGCTATCACATTCTGGCGCTCGACCTGGAGGGGACGGAGGTGTGCGAGTGGTTGAACTCGATCGGGGTGACGGGGGTGTTGTTGAAGTATCGGGTGCCGCGCCGGGCGGACACCGAGCGGTATCGGGTGGCGGTGCAGGATGGGCAGCGGGCGATGGGAATACTGAGGGAGCGGGCGGGCGAATGGGGAATCGATCCCGGGCGGATCGGGGTGCTGGGGTTTTCGGCGGGAGGCCATCTGGCGGCGGTGTTGAGCACGGGAACCGGACGGTTGTATGAGCGGGTGGACGCCGCGGATGACCGGAGTTTCCGGCCGGACTTCGCCGTCCTGGTGTATCCCGGCTACCTGACGGTTCGCGAGGAGGGGGACCGGGTGGCTCCGGAACTGCCTGTGAGTGGGGAAACGGCGCCAACGTTCCTGGTGATGACCCAGGACGACCCGGTCCGGATGGAGAATGTGCTGCATTACGCTCTCGCGTTGCAGGCGGCGAAAGTGCCTTTGGAACTGCATGTCTATCCGAAGGGCGGGCACGGGTACGGGTTGCGGCGCACGGAATTGCCGGTGACGCGGTGGCCGGACCGGGTGGAGGAGTGGATGCGGGCGGGTGGGTGGATCCGGTAGGGTCCGAAGGTGTGATGGAGGTGCGGGGGAGGGAGAGGAGGGGAGAGAACTTTTTTTGCGGCGACGCGAAAGGATGACGGGCCACCGCTGTAGCAAGGGGTGTAACGTCATGAAGTCCCTTTCGAAACCGGCCCGGAATCCGGGTCTGCGCACGGGGTGGGCGGCGGCGGTGGCGCTGCTGCTGGGAGTGGGGATGGTCCCGGTGCGCGGGCAGTTGCTGACGCAGACCTTCACGCTGGCGCCGGGGTGGAACTCGGTGTGGCTGGA of Verrucomicrobiia bacterium contains these proteins:
- a CDS encoding alpha/beta hydrolase, with translation MHWTAKGPGGGRGCGLALGLALAAWTSAWAAEPEAIRLWPGGAPEPGPLNLGAERDTTRETDGLIAGRRVVRLGNVLEPTLQVYRPPADRDTGAAVLVCPGGGYHILALDLEGTEVCEWLNSIGVTGVLLKYRVPRRADTERYRVAVQDGQRAMGILRERAGEWGIDPGRIGVLGFSAGGHLAAVLSTGTGRLYERVDAADDRSFRPDFAVLVYPGYLTVREEGDRVAPELPVSGETAPTFLVMTQDDPVRMENVLHYALALQAAKVPLELHVYPKGGHGYGLRRTELPVTRWPDRVEEWMRAGGWIR